One window from the genome of Cucumis melo cultivar AY chromosome 12, USDA_Cmelo_AY_1.0, whole genome shotgun sequence encodes:
- the LOC103501900 gene encoding uncharacterized protein LOC103501900 isoform X3: MDEGTAAGITEEKEHSHQWKRSNLVLEIPSRTPESSPQDYHAIKMPQTPRKVNFLLTPSPSDVRINGSGSPGPSSSRGKSSIRSLFPKLSFIHRSSSDVEKVANLALEGSLNGAQEKPSISRSLSLSKIFTPRIKRTSSLPVTPIIHSNPESAHGGTRGGATNVIVGKGAQRQISRSLSVPVNDKESSLRRMDSFFRVIPSTPLVKGGSGKLNITIEEAEEDNAGEDIPEEEAVCRICMVELCEGGETLKMECSCKGELALAHKDCAIKWFSIKGNKTCDICKEEVQNLPVTLLRIQSIRARSTGAIRALQEDVNGYRVWQEVPVLVIVSMLAYFCFLEQLLVGKMGSGAIAISLPFSCVLGLLSSMTSSTMVKRRFVWVYASFQFALVVLFAHIFYSVVGIQAVLSILLATFTGFGVVMSGTSILVEFIRWRRRWQASLEQHQTQMITRPGQFPRTSSV; the protein is encoded by the exons ATG GATGAAGGCACAGCTGCTGGGATTACTGAAGAAAAAGAGCATTCTCATCAATGGAAGAGATCAAATCTTGTTCTAGAGATACCGTCTCGAACACCCGAATCATCCCCGCAAGATTATCATGCTATTAAGATGCCTCAAACTCCTAGGAAAGTGAATTTTCTCTTGACACCAAGCCCCTCAGATGTGAGAATTAATGGATCTGGATCACCTGGTCCATCTTCATCTAGAGGCAAATCATCTATAAGAAGTCTCTTCCCCAAGTTGAGCTTTATCCATAGAAGTTCTTCAGACGTTGAGAAGGTTGCTAACCTCGCTCTTGAAGGTTCATTAAATGGGGCACAAGAGAAGCCTTCAATATCTAGGTCTTTGTCTCTTTCTAAGATTTTCACCCCTAGGATAAAGAGGACTTCATCACTTCCTGTTACTCCCATCATTCACTCGAACCCTGAATCAGCGCACGGAGGAACAAGAGGAGGCGCGACGAACGTTATTGTA GGAAAAGGAGCTCAACGACAAATATCTCGTTCGCTTTCGGTCCCAGTGAATGATAAAGAGTCGAGTTTGAGAAGGATGGATTCGTTTTTCCGTGTAATTCCTTCGACACCACTTGTGAAGGGAGGAAGTGGAAAGCTAAATATAACCATAGAGGAAGCTG AAGAAGATAATGCTGGTGAAGATATACCTGAAGAAGAGGCTGTTTGTAGAATCTGTATGGTCGAATTGTGCGAAGGCGGTGAGACGTTAAAGATGGAATGTAGCTGCAAAGGTGAACTTGCTTTGGCACATAAGGACTGTGCCATCAAATGGTTTAGTATCAAGGGGAATAAGACATGTGATATTTGTAAGGAAGAGGTCCAAAACTTACCCGTTACTCTGCTAAGGATCCAAAGTATTCGAGCTCGAAGCACCGGAGCAATCAGAGCTCTGCAAGAAGATGTCAATGGATACAG GGTTTGGCAGGAAGTTCCCGTGCTCGTTATCGTGAGCATGCTTGCTTATTTCTGTTTTCTTGAGCAACTACTG GTTGGTAAAATGGGGAGTGGCGCAATCGCAATATCCCTCCCTTTTTCTTGTGTACTTGGACTACTCTCATCCATGACCTCATCAACTATGG TTAAAAGAAGATTTGTCTGGGTATACGCCTCGTTTCAGTTTGCTCTCGTCGTTCTCTTCGCACATATCTTTTACTCCGTG GTTGGCATCCAAGCAGTTCTATCTATTCTTCTTGCAACTTTTACGGGGTTTGGTGTCGTGATGAGCGGTACTTCGATCCTAGTTGAGTTCATCCGATGGAGAAGAAGATGGCAAGCTTCGTTGGAGCAACATCAAACACAGATGATCACACGACCAGGCCAATTCCCTAGAACATCAAGTGTATAA
- the LOC103501900 gene encoding uncharacterized protein LOC103501900 isoform X2, with amino-acid sequence MENGDKLVVQATEMGSRDEPISIPIQKDEGTAAGITEEKEHSHQWKRSNLVLEIPSRTPESSPQDYHAIKMPQTPRKVNFLLTPSPSDVRINGSGSPGPSSSRGKSSIRSLFPKLSFIHRSSSDVEKVANLALEGSLNGAQEKPSISRSLSLSKIFTPRIKRTSSLPVTPIIHSNPESAHGGTRGGATNVIGKGAQRQISRSLSVPVNDKESSLRRMDSFFRVIPSTPLVKGGSGKLNITIEEAEEDNAGEDIPEEEAVCRICMVELCEGGETLKMECSCKGELALAHKDCAIKWFSIKGNKTCDICKEEVQNLPVTLLRIQSIRARSTGAIRALQEDVNGYRVWQEVPVLVIVSMLAYFCFLEQLLVGKMGSGAIAISLPFSCVLGLLSSMTSSTMVKRRFVWVYASFQFALVVLFAHIFYSVVGIQAVLSILLATFTGFGVVMSGTSILVEFIRWRRRWQASLEQHQTQMITRPGQFPRTSSV; translated from the exons ATGGAAAACGGAGATAAGCTTGTTGTTCAAGCGACTGAAATGGGTTCACGTGACGAACCCATTTCAATTCCTATCCAAAAG GATGAAGGCACAGCTGCTGGGATTACTGAAGAAAAAGAGCATTCTCATCAATGGAAGAGATCAAATCTTGTTCTAGAGATACCGTCTCGAACACCCGAATCATCCCCGCAAGATTATCATGCTATTAAGATGCCTCAAACTCCTAGGAAAGTGAATTTTCTCTTGACACCAAGCCCCTCAGATGTGAGAATTAATGGATCTGGATCACCTGGTCCATCTTCATCTAGAGGCAAATCATCTATAAGAAGTCTCTTCCCCAAGTTGAGCTTTATCCATAGAAGTTCTTCAGACGTTGAGAAGGTTGCTAACCTCGCTCTTGAAGGTTCATTAAATGGGGCACAAGAGAAGCCTTCAATATCTAGGTCTTTGTCTCTTTCTAAGATTTTCACCCCTAGGATAAAGAGGACTTCATCACTTCCTGTTACTCCCATCATTCACTCGAACCCTGAATCAGCGCACGGAGGAACAAGAGGAGGCGCGACGAACGTTATT GGAAAAGGAGCTCAACGACAAATATCTCGTTCGCTTTCGGTCCCAGTGAATGATAAAGAGTCGAGTTTGAGAAGGATGGATTCGTTTTTCCGTGTAATTCCTTCGACACCACTTGTGAAGGGAGGAAGTGGAAAGCTAAATATAACCATAGAGGAAGCTG AAGAAGATAATGCTGGTGAAGATATACCTGAAGAAGAGGCTGTTTGTAGAATCTGTATGGTCGAATTGTGCGAAGGCGGTGAGACGTTAAAGATGGAATGTAGCTGCAAAGGTGAACTTGCTTTGGCACATAAGGACTGTGCCATCAAATGGTTTAGTATCAAGGGGAATAAGACATGTGATATTTGTAAGGAAGAGGTCCAAAACTTACCCGTTACTCTGCTAAGGATCCAAAGTATTCGAGCTCGAAGCACCGGAGCAATCAGAGCTCTGCAAGAAGATGTCAATGGATACAG GGTTTGGCAGGAAGTTCCCGTGCTCGTTATCGTGAGCATGCTTGCTTATTTCTGTTTTCTTGAGCAACTACTG GTTGGTAAAATGGGGAGTGGCGCAATCGCAATATCCCTCCCTTTTTCTTGTGTACTTGGACTACTCTCATCCATGACCTCATCAACTATGG TTAAAAGAAGATTTGTCTGGGTATACGCCTCGTTTCAGTTTGCTCTCGTCGTTCTCTTCGCACATATCTTTTACTCCGTG GTTGGCATCCAAGCAGTTCTATCTATTCTTCTTGCAACTTTTACGGGGTTTGGTGTCGTGATGAGCGGTACTTCGATCCTAGTTGAGTTCATCCGATGGAGAAGAAGATGGCAAGCTTCGTTGGAGCAACATCAAACACAGATGATCACACGACCAGGCCAATTCCCTAGAACATCAAGTGTATAA
- the LOC103501900 gene encoding uncharacterized protein LOC103501900 isoform X4, which yields MENGDKLVVQATEMGSRDEPISIPIQKDEGTAAGITEEKEHSHQWKRSNLVLEIPSRTPESSPQDYHAIKMPQTPRKVNFLLTPSPSDVRINGSGSPGPSSSRGKSSIRSLFPKLSFIHRSSSDVEKVANLALEGSLNGAQEKPSISRSLSLSKIFTPRIKRTSSLPVTPIIHSNPESAHGGTRGGATNVIVGKGAQRQISRSLSVPVNDKESSLRRMDSFFRVIPSTPLVKGGSGKLNITIEEAEEDNAGEDIPEEEAVCRICMVELCEGGETLKMECSCKGELALAHKDCAIKWFSIKGNKTCDICKEEVQNLPVTLLRIQSIRARSTGAIRALQEDVNGYRVWQEVPVLVIVSMLAYFCFLEQLLVGKMGSGAIAISLPFSCVLGLLSSMTSSTMGWHPSSSIYSSCNFYGVWCRDERYFDPS from the exons ATGGAAAACGGAGATAAGCTTGTTGTTCAAGCGACTGAAATGGGTTCACGTGACGAACCCATTTCAATTCCTATCCAAAAG GATGAAGGCACAGCTGCTGGGATTACTGAAGAAAAAGAGCATTCTCATCAATGGAAGAGATCAAATCTTGTTCTAGAGATACCGTCTCGAACACCCGAATCATCCCCGCAAGATTATCATGCTATTAAGATGCCTCAAACTCCTAGGAAAGTGAATTTTCTCTTGACACCAAGCCCCTCAGATGTGAGAATTAATGGATCTGGATCACCTGGTCCATCTTCATCTAGAGGCAAATCATCTATAAGAAGTCTCTTCCCCAAGTTGAGCTTTATCCATAGAAGTTCTTCAGACGTTGAGAAGGTTGCTAACCTCGCTCTTGAAGGTTCATTAAATGGGGCACAAGAGAAGCCTTCAATATCTAGGTCTTTGTCTCTTTCTAAGATTTTCACCCCTAGGATAAAGAGGACTTCATCACTTCCTGTTACTCCCATCATTCACTCGAACCCTGAATCAGCGCACGGAGGAACAAGAGGAGGCGCGACGAACGTTATTGTA GGAAAAGGAGCTCAACGACAAATATCTCGTTCGCTTTCGGTCCCAGTGAATGATAAAGAGTCGAGTTTGAGAAGGATGGATTCGTTTTTCCGTGTAATTCCTTCGACACCACTTGTGAAGGGAGGAAGTGGAAAGCTAAATATAACCATAGAGGAAGCTG AAGAAGATAATGCTGGTGAAGATATACCTGAAGAAGAGGCTGTTTGTAGAATCTGTATGGTCGAATTGTGCGAAGGCGGTGAGACGTTAAAGATGGAATGTAGCTGCAAAGGTGAACTTGCTTTGGCACATAAGGACTGTGCCATCAAATGGTTTAGTATCAAGGGGAATAAGACATGTGATATTTGTAAGGAAGAGGTCCAAAACTTACCCGTTACTCTGCTAAGGATCCAAAGTATTCGAGCTCGAAGCACCGGAGCAATCAGAGCTCTGCAAGAAGATGTCAATGGATACAG GGTTTGGCAGGAAGTTCCCGTGCTCGTTATCGTGAGCATGCTTGCTTATTTCTGTTTTCTTGAGCAACTACTG GTTGGTAAAATGGGGAGTGGCGCAATCGCAATATCCCTCCCTTTTTCTTGTGTACTTGGACTACTCTCATCCATGACCTCATCAACTATGG GTTGGCATCCAAGCAGTTCTATCTATTCTTCTTGCAACTTTTACGGGGTTTGGTGTCGTGATGAGCGGTACTTCGATCCTAGTTGA
- the LOC103501900 gene encoding uncharacterized protein LOC103501900 isoform X1 gives MENGDKLVVQATEMGSRDEPISIPIQKDEGTAAGITEEKEHSHQWKRSNLVLEIPSRTPESSPQDYHAIKMPQTPRKVNFLLTPSPSDVRINGSGSPGPSSSRGKSSIRSLFPKLSFIHRSSSDVEKVANLALEGSLNGAQEKPSISRSLSLSKIFTPRIKRTSSLPVTPIIHSNPESAHGGTRGGATNVIVGKGAQRQISRSLSVPVNDKESSLRRMDSFFRVIPSTPLVKGGSGKLNITIEEAEEDNAGEDIPEEEAVCRICMVELCEGGETLKMECSCKGELALAHKDCAIKWFSIKGNKTCDICKEEVQNLPVTLLRIQSIRARSTGAIRALQEDVNGYRVWQEVPVLVIVSMLAYFCFLEQLLVGKMGSGAIAISLPFSCVLGLLSSMTSSTMVKRRFVWVYASFQFALVVLFAHIFYSVVGIQAVLSILLATFTGFGVVMSGTSILVEFIRWRRRWQASLEQHQTQMITRPGQFPRTSSV, from the exons ATGGAAAACGGAGATAAGCTTGTTGTTCAAGCGACTGAAATGGGTTCACGTGACGAACCCATTTCAATTCCTATCCAAAAG GATGAAGGCACAGCTGCTGGGATTACTGAAGAAAAAGAGCATTCTCATCAATGGAAGAGATCAAATCTTGTTCTAGAGATACCGTCTCGAACACCCGAATCATCCCCGCAAGATTATCATGCTATTAAGATGCCTCAAACTCCTAGGAAAGTGAATTTTCTCTTGACACCAAGCCCCTCAGATGTGAGAATTAATGGATCTGGATCACCTGGTCCATCTTCATCTAGAGGCAAATCATCTATAAGAAGTCTCTTCCCCAAGTTGAGCTTTATCCATAGAAGTTCTTCAGACGTTGAGAAGGTTGCTAACCTCGCTCTTGAAGGTTCATTAAATGGGGCACAAGAGAAGCCTTCAATATCTAGGTCTTTGTCTCTTTCTAAGATTTTCACCCCTAGGATAAAGAGGACTTCATCACTTCCTGTTACTCCCATCATTCACTCGAACCCTGAATCAGCGCACGGAGGAACAAGAGGAGGCGCGACGAACGTTATTGTA GGAAAAGGAGCTCAACGACAAATATCTCGTTCGCTTTCGGTCCCAGTGAATGATAAAGAGTCGAGTTTGAGAAGGATGGATTCGTTTTTCCGTGTAATTCCTTCGACACCACTTGTGAAGGGAGGAAGTGGAAAGCTAAATATAACCATAGAGGAAGCTG AAGAAGATAATGCTGGTGAAGATATACCTGAAGAAGAGGCTGTTTGTAGAATCTGTATGGTCGAATTGTGCGAAGGCGGTGAGACGTTAAAGATGGAATGTAGCTGCAAAGGTGAACTTGCTTTGGCACATAAGGACTGTGCCATCAAATGGTTTAGTATCAAGGGGAATAAGACATGTGATATTTGTAAGGAAGAGGTCCAAAACTTACCCGTTACTCTGCTAAGGATCCAAAGTATTCGAGCTCGAAGCACCGGAGCAATCAGAGCTCTGCAAGAAGATGTCAATGGATACAG GGTTTGGCAGGAAGTTCCCGTGCTCGTTATCGTGAGCATGCTTGCTTATTTCTGTTTTCTTGAGCAACTACTG GTTGGTAAAATGGGGAGTGGCGCAATCGCAATATCCCTCCCTTTTTCTTGTGTACTTGGACTACTCTCATCCATGACCTCATCAACTATGG TTAAAAGAAGATTTGTCTGGGTATACGCCTCGTTTCAGTTTGCTCTCGTCGTTCTCTTCGCACATATCTTTTACTCCGTG GTTGGCATCCAAGCAGTTCTATCTATTCTTCTTGCAACTTTTACGGGGTTTGGTGTCGTGATGAGCGGTACTTCGATCCTAGTTGAGTTCATCCGATGGAGAAGAAGATGGCAAGCTTCGTTGGAGCAACATCAAACACAGATGATCACACGACCAGGCCAATTCCCTAGAACATCAAGTGTATAA
- the LOC103501900 gene encoding uncharacterized protein LOC103501900 isoform X5 — translation MENGDKLVVQATEMGSRDEPISIPIQKDEGTAAGITEEKEHSHQWKRSNLVLEIPSRTPESSPQDYHAIKMPQTPRKVNFLLTPSPSDVRINGSGSPGPSSSRGKSSIRSLFPKLSFIHRSSSDVEKVANLALEGSLNGAQEKPSISRSLSLSKIFTPRIKRTSSLPVTPIIHSNPESAHGGTRGGATNVIVGKGAQRQISRSLSVPVNDKESSLRRMDSFFRVIPSTPLVKGGSGKLNITIEEAEEDNAGEDIPEEEAVCRICMVELCEGGETLKMECSCKGELALAHKDCAIKWFSIKGNKTCDICKEEVQNLPVTLLRIQSIRARSTGAIRALQEDVNGYRVWQEVPVLVIVSMLAYFCFLEQLLVGKMGSGAIAISLPFSCVLGLLSSMTSSTMGS, via the exons ATGGAAAACGGAGATAAGCTTGTTGTTCAAGCGACTGAAATGGGTTCACGTGACGAACCCATTTCAATTCCTATCCAAAAG GATGAAGGCACAGCTGCTGGGATTACTGAAGAAAAAGAGCATTCTCATCAATGGAAGAGATCAAATCTTGTTCTAGAGATACCGTCTCGAACACCCGAATCATCCCCGCAAGATTATCATGCTATTAAGATGCCTCAAACTCCTAGGAAAGTGAATTTTCTCTTGACACCAAGCCCCTCAGATGTGAGAATTAATGGATCTGGATCACCTGGTCCATCTTCATCTAGAGGCAAATCATCTATAAGAAGTCTCTTCCCCAAGTTGAGCTTTATCCATAGAAGTTCTTCAGACGTTGAGAAGGTTGCTAACCTCGCTCTTGAAGGTTCATTAAATGGGGCACAAGAGAAGCCTTCAATATCTAGGTCTTTGTCTCTTTCTAAGATTTTCACCCCTAGGATAAAGAGGACTTCATCACTTCCTGTTACTCCCATCATTCACTCGAACCCTGAATCAGCGCACGGAGGAACAAGAGGAGGCGCGACGAACGTTATTGTA GGAAAAGGAGCTCAACGACAAATATCTCGTTCGCTTTCGGTCCCAGTGAATGATAAAGAGTCGAGTTTGAGAAGGATGGATTCGTTTTTCCGTGTAATTCCTTCGACACCACTTGTGAAGGGAGGAAGTGGAAAGCTAAATATAACCATAGAGGAAGCTG AAGAAGATAATGCTGGTGAAGATATACCTGAAGAAGAGGCTGTTTGTAGAATCTGTATGGTCGAATTGTGCGAAGGCGGTGAGACGTTAAAGATGGAATGTAGCTGCAAAGGTGAACTTGCTTTGGCACATAAGGACTGTGCCATCAAATGGTTTAGTATCAAGGGGAATAAGACATGTGATATTTGTAAGGAAGAGGTCCAAAACTTACCCGTTACTCTGCTAAGGATCCAAAGTATTCGAGCTCGAAGCACCGGAGCAATCAGAGCTCTGCAAGAAGATGTCAATGGATACAG GGTTTGGCAGGAAGTTCCCGTGCTCGTTATCGTGAGCATGCTTGCTTATTTCTGTTTTCTTGAGCAACTACTG GTTGGTAAAATGGGGAGTGGCGCAATCGCAATATCCCTCCCTTTTTCTTGTGTACTTGGACTACTCTCATCCATGACCTCATCAACTATGGGTAG TTAA